ATTGTTCAGTTGTGCACTTTTCAGAAACTACACTCTTGGTGCTTAGAGCCGCAGCCGTTGCTCCGCTAGGGTTCAGTCTTAAAGCTCCGTCACCCTTGTTCGAGCTAGTTTCAGTCCATGTAAGTTGCATCCCATCCCACACCTTATTGCCTTTAGATCAGTTGCTTCAAGTTCTATCTAGAGTTGTGCTAAGTATTTTTGTGTCGCTCTGTCCTTGTGCTCCAGTTCACTAAGTCGTCCTAGGAGCTGTTGCGTTTATCTGTTCGCACCTAGGAATCCAGCTGTTAACTCCtttccaggtagggaagctaaGGCCATTCTCATATATTCTGTTTTCCACGATTGTTTGGCTgttgtttcaattttgtgtGGTTAGTATGATACTATGTTGATTGGAAAGCATGAATTTATTGTTTGGGATGGTGGGTGTGTCTGTTAcaggaaaacagtggcgagacctgttaatctcgcccaagcgagccagtctcgcctaggcaagatgaACAAGGACTCGCCCAGAACCCTTTTTGCGCGAAaagtcgctcaggcgaccaacttggctttttgagcgagcgaacacctcgcccaggcgagaggggtctcacctaagcgagatcccgcgtgtgCTCCAACGTCCTTTTcaagccctcgcctaggcgaaaggggctcgcctgagcgaggccctTCGACCTAAGCGAGGgactgggcgagacagtgcgtTCCTGTggttattttttgaatttctgaaTCGGTTTATGCTTGATTGGGTGTGGATTATTCTATTACATGCATGAGACAAATtaatatgcatgagtgatgtgaacCATGAATTATGAATGATGGATTTGGGTGTGAACCTTCGCATGTGAAAGAAATGAGGTGGTTGACATTGAATTGACATGGCATTGGCATGAGATGGAATTCCACTGTGTTGGTTGAGAATGATGAACTGGTTTGAGCTCACTGGGAAAAAGGGAAAGGAATGGTTTATGAAGGACTAGTATGCGGTGTGTATGTATTAATCGGTATGATGAATTTCTTCTTGATTGGTTGAGCGTGTTTagtctgtgtcagtgcgtaaatccttggagtctctaggtgagactttcagggtcgcgcttcagtggtcgagacgtaattccatgacccctgttagtgggtgtctatggtggtgccccatcggtataactaggtaaggattcaaggtaaggttgcatcttgacgctctaaggagtcagttagtctcatctagagcggactgactcctgtggtgagagtagcaacaggcctgaaattcattaagggctaaccttgtggtgagggaaattgattcattgtaacacttgtaacacatagttcgggggtgagcagctcgagggtgagcagaggtatccaccacaagtgcgagcaatcgctgaatccgaccaggttatacgtatccggatgagtcgagtcgagtctagtgtattgcctgatgagtcataacatgcttaaTTGATTTGAGTGTTGATGTTGTGAAATTATGTCTGATTTGATGGATGAAATCTCTTGTGCTCTAACTTATCCtactttctttgttgtgtgatctgctgtgtggtactctcttttgtgatgatcatcaacttgttggtgtaaGCAGATGCAAGGAACACCCACGGGCAACAGGGGGTggagattccgctgcatagtccgcgtggactGGTTTATATTTACGTATGAGTTTCTTTAGGGTTGCGACCCACGTATTTGATCGTCCTTAGATTTATGTACTTTTGGTTAAGCTATTCGTCTAgttttcttttgggcatcgtggtgtgccataGGTTGTAAGGAGTTGAGTTTAAAACTCTCAGACCACGCTTTTATGTTATCTTTCTTGTaacgcttcctttaattttgcGTACTTAATTAAATTGGGTGttacaattttaagtaaaattgaatgtgaaacaaatttaaataaacttagttttatagaaaatatataataaaaaaatcaatttgaataaaaaaataaaatttaataaaaatatttgtataacattttataatttttgtttcaatttggaggggatgaaattacatcatttttacaaaaattaaaatatacgaactaaattgagacaaaaattaaaaaatagggaccaaattgagaatgagaaaatgacacatgGCATAATAGTGACACATGGCACTGTTACTGCCATGTGacacgatgtcagcttgacacgtggcaaatttttaatttttttttaaatttttaaaaaataaataaaaagtacaaaaaatcCAAaagctgacatgtggcattcCATCTAACACCGTTGctacaccactaacggaaaggacttgattgcatcaaatttcccaaaatagggaacaaattgagataaaaaagaattgagggaccaaattcaaattttgctacgaaaatggggactaaaagtataatttaacctaaattttatcatagtaaaaatagaaaatgtccaaacttattatataaaaaggaaaaattgtcaAATAAACTATTGTCctgtgattttaattttctactAAAAACAactacataaataaattattgacatAGTTAATAGAACTTGTTTAATTCCACGAAAATAAACCTGTGTGAAAACCACTAAACTTTTTTCCattgtatttgaaaaaaaaaaaattatcaaaagcttttgtaagaaaagaatatttcaccttaaataaaagaatacccaacttataaatataataacttttaatgACCACTTAATTATATGACTCAGATGTATTGTCACAACTAATATGAATAATCCTCACTGAATTCATTTccaaataaatcatatttttacaggaacgtttattttgattttatgtttttaattgataaaGCATTATTTTTTGTGTCAATTTAAGGATATTCGCAGATattttgcttttaatttttagcTTTAAATGcctttttttaaagtataaacttacgtaaaaaattaattttaaaatatagtttaagtAAAATTGTATAGTGAAACactgtaaataaatttgatttctgtaaaatatatatttaattaaattgtaccacaaagtataattttttaaaaattaatttttttaacaataactttaatttctaaataaaaaagtgtataaatatataaaattaaattttaagcatgtttttaatgattaatattttctactaataaatttatttttatcacttgatttttttaaatatcaaaataagaattaatAACAATACTTAATGAAGATCAAGTATTTGTAGTCCCATCAAAGAAGCATATAATTAAGATATTCATGATTGTTATTTTGGATGTAGGACTGAATGTCTacttaaaaaatttgtcaaagaGTTTTTGATCTTCAATCCACTTCATTATGTGTTCGTTGATCGGGTGTACATGCTAAAGACATTTTGATGCTAAAGTCAGCAATGGTTTGATTGACGAAAGcaataaatgttgtaataaatgtgaTAGAAAAGTTTCAGCAACCATATCActgcaagaaaatattttattattaaccaagtttagtgaccaaaagttgttagttactacagtgaccaatttagataccaattgaaaaaataaaaaattattggttactaaaatagtcactaatataaataaaaaattataattagtcactaaattgatcagtaattaattagagaccaatttagaaattaagtcattttggtagctaaaatctaggtagctaatttttattgaccaatttcctttggtagccaaaatcatggtaactaattttaaagaccaatttaatgaccaattataattttttattcataatattgactattttagtaactaataattttttttctttgtgaatTGGTAtaaaaattggtcactatagtgactaataacttttggtcactaaaatttgttactaaagaagtattttcttgtagtgataacTTTGTCTTGTATTTATTGTTTCCTACATGAGCCATGATTAAGGTAAGCCTATAATtgctttttaaacttaattagtGACTTGTTAACACACTAATCACCAAACTAATTAATTCACTCTCGCGTCGTTTGGTCAGGCTTGTCAAATGGTGGCACACCTAATTTGCATAAACACCGGGGTGGAATCCTGGGAACAATCCAGCTGCTGACATTACAAGGAGAATCCGATCGGTGACCGGTCAATGGTACACATATCTTTATAAGTGGACCCCAaggtaaaattttgaaaacaatccAATTGCTAGCATCGAAGGAGATAATATGTGAAGTCTTCTCAAATAACATACAACCGACAGCCATTATACATAATTTACACATTTGTTTTGAAGTAATCTCAACCGACCACAATCACACattacaattattatatataagtatTTGTTAAAGAtgttcattaatattttatacgaATTTTACCAATAAATGTAAAGTAATTTTTTGTCATCCTAATTAAGAGATCATatatctaaatattaaaatatcaggAGCATCTTTAcattaaatattcaaatctaCTTAAACCTAAACTCAATTGTCGTCCTTTTCAAAGTTGAATCTAAACCTAAtcaagtaaaatttattttttatttaatgtgattCATAGTAATTCTACTAACTAACACCTTAGGTGGTAACTAACTGGTTGCTGGAATGATTAATAGACTCTCATAACACTTATTAGAGTGATTAAATTGTTTACACAAAAGTCACACGGAAATCGCAAAACTTTAATGAGTGCAATAAAAggtatttatataaaattaattgatgagAAATTTTTGTGATTAATAATGAAGTTTCCTGACTTGAATTACCAATTAAATGTTTATGGTGATCTTGAGCTGCTTACCGGGATTAGTTAAAGTTAAactatgtattattttataatcatactcttcatttctatttatgttttatttaaattttttaaatgaactgttgtttatttctttttgatGAAATATGTAACTATCTAAATGAGTAGAAATCAAACTATTAATTATACCATTGAGCATAAATAAGTTGTAATTTAGAGTCTTCcgtaaaaaattatagttttaaaaccttcaaaatatatatatatatatatatatatatatatatatatatatatatatatatatatatatatatttgtaaactaggagaaattataaaatacaacaattatATACCTAAATGATAATTATTCTCTCAAAAAGTTATCAAGAGTTTCACTACTACATATCTCTTCCACCTATATAATCTTTTATTCACGTATAACATACTATCAttgcaagtaaaaaaaaaaaaacacaataaagcaCAAGGTAAGCTAGTGAAATTTTAACATATCATTCATATactcaatttcaaaaatacTTATGTATCGAGTCGTAATATATAAATTTCCTTAATTACTGacaaattattattgataacaAGTAATTTTTTGATAAACTCAAATTTATCGACGAATTTCACAATTTAATTTAGCAAGAGATACTTTTGTTGATACCAAATCTATTGGAAAGATCCATCGATTAATTAAGACTAGTATTATCGAGGAGTATTTTCGTCGGTAACCTCTCATTACAATCACCAACGACAAAAGTTGTCAATATTGTTCGTCTGTAACTTAGGATTTTTATTACCCATGAATATTTTCATTGGTAAATTATCATTACAATTAAACagttttatttcattataaattCATCAAAATTTTGGGCAACAAATTTTACCACCCATTCCGATAGAGTTTTTGTATATTAAGAGGAGATGGGTgagaagaaggaaaaggagGAGAGAGGTGGATGAGGTGTATGTTGACGCGGAGGAGCATTAGTGACACAAAGGGTTGCTGGCGACGCAAAGGTGATGTAGAGGCAAAACAATGGTTGTCAGAGTTAGAAAAGGAAatggaggaggaggaagagaaaGACAAATAGGAGGAGGAGGATGGGGATCAGCTGGAGGTGATTGTGGTGGCGCGACGACACGACGACAATAAGGAtgagagaaggaagaagatgaacaaaTAAATGTTATCGATGACCACAAtttgtcggtaattaccgatgGGCGGTTATCAACGAATTTGTGGTTGTTGGTAATTACCAATGTAACCAATGACCCctttaccaataatttttttgtcatcagTAGTCTATCAGTAAATATGATTTATCGatgaatttgttttctattatcaaaaaatttggtttgtaaataatatgcaattttattatgatgaatACTCATGAAATTGTTCACGTGTCATGTATCCTTTGTAAAGTACTGTAACTTTAATTCgtaatatcttttatttcaaaaaaaattgattatgctTGTTAATAATATGTGATATGCATATGGagcaaataaatattttaccattttaattatatttacattaacATATTTGATAGTGTAGtataaacattaaattataGAGAATATGGATAAAATATATGAGCTTCATTATGAACTGGTGAAATATCAATTGATGTTTCTatcatttatttgaagaaaagTGTTCGAGAGCCACTCTAATATACATGTCGATATAATTGGAACTCTTATTACTTATGAATGTGACTAAATAAACACGAAAGAAGCATAATTGAAATGCTATTATCATTTCTTTAACtcttaataaaacaaattaaaaaactataatatttttaatatttcttggttcttatataataacaatatttataacacaaaaatcattattcttaatgataaaacaaaaaactattattttataccaaaattattagataactaatatatatatatatatatatatatatatatatatatatatattaagtaattATGTTGAGTTCATCATATTTGAAAGTATTGTGAATTTGGCTATGCAACCCTTCCTGTTGAATGTATTACATACTAACTCACTTCATAAAAATGTTATTGAATTATGTGGTTTCGTGGCTACACgcttattttaacaaaaaaagaaaagaaaaataaagagagCACTATGAGAACTATAGAAttgttcaaaatatattttattatctgtatttttcattatttttaatttattttcacagataaaataaaattgcgtTGCTTTTAATGTCTTTCAAATtcttacatataatttaaacttataatacaaatgcaataatatttaaactgaattaaaaaatataaagatatgaGGCGACTTCTATAACCAACAAAAAAAACCGATAAAAACTCAGATAAGAACTTcagattttgttttgtttttaatgaattcattggaataaaatatttatagaattcTTAAATGTAACGTCTCATTACAAAAACAACTCATCTCGATAAGAATCCAAAATAAAAGTTACAGTTTTCATGATATATAATGAAACCATTCTTCTCCTAGTCTCTCCAATATTCCAACGACCCCAACTCATTTGTACATCAAACCAAAATTTGATAAACATACATCAAATTCAGCATAATCCTAGCTTTTTCTTAcgttaataataattttactgatttatataatttaaaagttaaaaccccagataatttaaatatattttctcttttttttttcttgaaacgTTTCATTTTTATGAACAAAAGATGTAGGACTTTGACTAAAATATTAAGATTGTTTATAGAGACAAAAAAGAGAttcaaaagataaattatattatttaaagaaatttagaACTGGTTTCAAAGATCAACCTCTATTTCTCGTAGACTTTGATTGAAACACATTTTGGAAACAAAATTGTATCGAAGTTCTACAATTCAAATGATGCAATAATTGACCTCAACTATACTATTTCAACACGTACTTTAACAGAaacaaaaccataaaaaaataaaaaaaccaaattCCTATATACATGAGAATTATATATCTGGGTCAATATTTTGTTGGCTCTTGAGACATAAAAACTACatctttagaagaaaaaaaatagaacgataataaaaataatgagcacttaaaatttctgaaaatgagaaaagatgATCTTAATTATCTGTTGTAGTGATGAGTGAAGAGCATCGTGGTGGCGAGTGAACGTGGTACGAATTTGGCACTCTATCCCTTACTGAACGCAAAAGGACATGTGAGACAATGTTTATTAATAATGCCACGTGGCGCATGGGTATTAGGTTTGAGAGGTACATGATTAGTTGTTGTGTGTGATCCTATGCAGAAGGAAATGTAGACGCATTCCCATCTAGATTCACTGCTATGTCACAGATTCCTTTGTATATATTATCCTTCTATGTCTTCGCTTTCTCTTTATGAGAATAGACCCTCCCTTcacattttctctttctctctcattcatcctcatcatcatcatcacccaCAAGGTGCATGTGtacctaaaaaacaggaccaGCCATTAAACCCTTTCTTCTGTGATTCTGTGTGAGAAAGATGGAAGGAGTGAGTGTCTGCAACAAAGCttcaaaaggaaagaaagatgACCTCTACCATGTTATTCATAAGGTGCCTTATGGAGATACCCCTTATGTCAAAGCCAAACATGCTCAGGTATATCTATATGTATAtctatatgtgtatatatacatataatatatacgcTTACCCTTTTGAATTCTAGTTTTGTTGCTTCTTAGGGTCTGTGATTACCAagtcaaaatgatttttttgtaCACATATGTATCATAAACTGCACCATCTTTGTTCTTCTTGATTGCAaccttaattttatgttttgccTGCAAGAACTTTATGATTAGGAGTGGTTGAAAGTGTATGCTGTTGGGGTTGTGAAATAGAAAAGGGTTTTTTGGTGCTTTACTGAAAAAAGGGTTACTTTTTTATGGAATCATGCTATAACAAGCTGTGCTCTGTTTGTTTCTCAAAAACATGTTCAGAAGTAATGAACTATTCATTTTGTTGACTTTTAGTTGGGGACTTGAGTGATAGTTAACATTTTTTCCAATTTACTTTCTTCTACATGGTAAAGAATTATGAGTCTCCTACATTAAGTCTTTTTTCTTCACAAGTTTTAGATCTGGTGCTTATCTAACTTCTGTAAAATCTTACAGATTCTAGGAATATATttcccttttttatttttggagaTATTCGTATGATGTAAagtttcatctttttcttgtgCTGGTCAAACTTTGAAGTTTAGTTCTCAATATAACACTGTGAGCTAGAATCTAATAGTGACCCAGAGAGAAAAGTGTAATTTACTTTCAAGGAGACATTCACATTATCATGCATTAATCCTTGATACATGATTATCCCTTAATAATGAGAATAATATGTCACAAAATGATAATCTTGCATGATAACACAGTTCCAACATACAATTCTATGTTtgttggtatttttttttcttgtatgattattttcttcatttttattcgATACagaacttttaatttatttttgaatttctaaGATAATTATAGACATCgactaaatataaaacaaatttgttGTATGTGAGTGTACTTCAccttataaatcaattttgtgagTATAAGGTAAGTTTTAAAATCAACTTCTTAATATCATTTCAGAGTCAAAGATTATAATTTAtcgtaacaaaatttattatttatcgaGTCTATTGTTTCATTTAGTATCAAGTTGGTGTCAAACCATCTATCAATGTTTAGTCTCACATTCGATATGTATATATTACGGCATGAGAGATGTGTTAGAGATCtcagatattttaaatttaaaatttgattttttacatGTGAGGTCAGTTGGTTGATAAGGACCCAGAAGCAGCAATAGTGTGGTTTTGGAAGGCAATAAATGCAGGAGATAAAGTGGACAGTGCCCTAAAGGACATGGCTGTTGTGATGAAGCAATTGGATAGATCTGAAGAAGCAATTGAGGCCATCAAATCTTTCAGAGGCCTTTGTTCCAAACACTCACAAGAGTCCCTTGATAATGTTCTTCTTGACCTTTACAAGGTACACACAATGAATCCCTTCAATACAATTTCTATGATATATGGCAAATCTAATGTTTCTTTTTCCTGAAAAACAGAAATGTGGAAAAATAGAGGAGCAAATTGAATTGTTAAAGAGAAAGCTGAGACTAATCTACCAGGGAGAGGCCTTCAATGGAAGAACCACAAGAACAGCTCGCTCTCATGGCAAGAAGTTCCAAGTTTCCATCAAGCAAGAAACTGCAAGATTATTGGTActtcaattattatttcttttatattttttttttcaacagaaTATGGCTAACATAATTTAAGTCTTCATACATGATGGTTGACCATTTCTTAGCTCTGCATAGTTAAATTACTTATGCCACCTTTGAATCTGCTGTGAATTCTCGTTGAAAGTATCGTTCCAAAACAACACAAAGCTCTTAAAAATACttgatttttcaactttttcacGGGAAGATGATTAATTGGGATCCTTAACCAAAGaataaacaataacaaaaaaaaaaaagtcaacttattttattctttatcaattGAATTAGGATTTAT
This region of Vigna unguiculata cultivar IT97K-499-35 chromosome 5, ASM411807v1, whole genome shotgun sequence genomic DNA includes:
- the LOC114183620 gene encoding protein SULFUR DEFICIENCY-INDUCED 1-like, with the protein product MEGVSVCNKASKGKKDDLYHVIHKVPYGDTPYVKAKHAQLVDKDPEAAIVWFWKAINAGDKVDSALKDMAVVMKQLDRSEEAIEAIKSFRGLCSKHSQESLDNVLLDLYKKCGKIEEQIELLKRKLRLIYQGEAFNGRTTRTARSHGKKFQVSIKQETARLLGNLGWAYMQKENYMMAEVVFKKAQMVDADANKACNLGLCLMRQSRYSEAYYILEEVLEGKVAGCDEIKSRKRAEELLEELNANLPQPEFLGSLGSLGFDDEFVKGIDDMVNEWNTNRPRRLPIFEEISSFRDQLAC